The window CTTCAACCTGGGGCTGAATCCGGCGACGCCTTCCGCCACGTTCCAGCGCACGTACCGCCCTGGGCAGCCCAGACTGTGCTACCCAGACGAGCGCAGCCTGACCCGCGCCGTGACCGGCGACCTGAGCGTCACGCTGGGCGGTCTGCTGAGGTCGCCACAGGATCTGTTCACGGCGGGCGCGGGCCGCAGCGTACGCCTGGGCACTGTGCTGTCCGGCGCGATCCTGCTGTCGGCCCTGCTGATCCTGTCGCTGCTGCTGCCGCGCGCTACGCTGGCCCTGCGCCGCTCCCGACCGTTCGCGTACCGCGCGCTGGGCCTGTTGCTGCCCGGGACGACCCTGCTCGACAGCGCCTGGGGCGGCGTGCTGCTCCTCGCCTGGAGCGCCGCCGTGGCCGCGCTGGCTCCACGCAGCGGACTGGTGAGCTTCCCGGATCTGCCGACCCTGACGGGCGCGGGCGGGCAGGCTGCCGTGCTGGGCGCCCTGGTGGTCACCTACGCGCTGAACACGCTGGTGTTCGTGGGTGCGGAAGTCCGGCATGCGCGGCGCGTGCGGCGGGATGCACCCGCTCCGGCCCGCTCCTGACGTGGGCGGGCCGGTGAGCGGCGCGGCCTGCTAGCTTGAGCGCATGGAGCACCCTGCATGAAGCTGGTGGTCGGCGTGACCGGCGGCAGCGGCATTCCCTATGCCCTGGACACCCTGCGCTCCCTGCACGCGGCCGGTGTGGAGACGCACCTGGTCGTGTCCAGCGGGGCCAAGCGCGTGATGAGCGCCGAGGGGGGTCCCACCCTCGCCGACCTGAGCGCCCTGGCGACGCACGTCCACGACGACCGCGACCTGGCCGCCAGCATCGCCAGCGGCTCGTACCGCACACAGGGCATGCTGATCATTCCCTGCTCGGCAGGAACGCTCGCGAAGGTCGCGCACGGCTTCGCAGACACCCTGCTGACCCGCGCGGCCCACGTGACGCTCAAGGAACGCCGGCCGCTGGTGCTGGCCCTGCGGGAAGATCCGCTGCCCAGGCCGGCCCTGCTAAACGCGCTCGCCGCGCACGACGCCGGGGCGACCATCATGACGGCCAGCCCCGGCTTCTACCACGCGCCGAAGGACGTGGCCGACCTGCTGCACTTCGTGACCGCGCGCGTGCTTGACCAGTTCGGGCTGGACACGCCGGACTTCCGTCGCTGGGACAGATCCGGGAGCCCTTGAGAACCGTGCGCACCGCCGCCCTGATCCCCGCCGCCGGGGCCGGCACACGGCTGGGGCAGGGCCCCAAGGCCTACGTGAGCGTGAACGGCCGCAGCCTGCTCGCGCGCAGCATCGACGCGCTGCGCCCACACGTGGACGAGGTGATCGTGGCCCTACCCGCCGGTCATACCCTGCCGGAGGAAGCGGGCGTGCGCGTGATCGGCGGCGGCGCGACCCGCCAGGACACCGTCCATGCCCTGCTGCGCGCCACCACGGCCGAGGTCGTCCTGATTCACGATGCCGCCCGGCCCTTCCTGGGTGCCCAGACGATCAGGGCCCTGCTGGCCGCCGTGCCGGAGACCGGCGCCGCCACGGCCGCCCTGCCCGTCGCGGACACGCTGGTGCGCGCCACCCCCGGAGGTGAGTGGGGCATACCGGTGCTCCGCGAGGGCCTGTGGGCCGTGCAGACCCCGCAGGCCTTTCTCCGCACGCTGCTGCTCGCGGCCCACGAACTGGCCGTGGCCGATGGACACGCCGCCACCGACGATGCGGGCCTGATCGCCCGGCAGGGCGGCGCGGTCAGACTGGTGCCCGGCGACGCCCGGCTGTTCAAGGTCACCACGCCCGCGGATCTGCCCCTCGCGCAGGCGGTGGCTAGGGTGTGGGATGCTGAGGATCATGCCTGATGTGCCCTCCGCTGGCGCCGCCACCTACTTCGCGCCCGCCAAGGTGAACTTGGGGCTGAGCGTCCGCGCGCTGCGGGCCGACGGCTACCACGACCTCCACACCCTGCTGGTGCCGCTGCAGGTGGGCGACGACCTCAGCATTGCCCCGGCGGCCACGCTGACGCTGGAGGTGCACGCTTCGGGGGGGCACGGTGCCGACCTGCCCACCGATGACCGGAACCTGGTGTACCGCGCGGCCCGCGCCTACCTGGACGCGGCCGCCATGACGCAGGGCGCGCACCTCACGCTGCACAAGCGCCTGCCGGTGGCGAGCGGGCTGGGTGGCGGCAGCAGCGACGCCGCCACCACCCTGATGGCCCTGGCCCGCCTGTATCCGGCGGGACTCGACCTGCACGCCCTGGCCCGGACGCTGGGAGCCGACGTGCCCTTCTTTCTGCTGGGCCGCGCGGCCGTCGCGGAGGGCACCGGCGAGATCCTGACGCCCCTGCCCGTGCCGCGCACGCCGCTGGTACTCGTGAATCCCGGCGTGGAGGTCAGTGCCCGCGACGCGTACCTCTGGCTGGATGCCGAGGAGACCACCACCCCGCCGCTGGACATCGACGAGGTGCTCGCCACGCTCGCCGACGGGCGGCCCGTGCCGTACCCGAACGCGCTTCAGGAACCGGTCGCGGCCCGTCACGCGCCCATCCGGGAGGCGCTCCAGGCCCTGACGGACGTGGGCCTGCGGTCGCCGCTGATGAGTGGGTCGGGCAGCACCTGCTTTGCCCTGGCGGCCAGCGAGGACGCCGCGCACGCGGCCGCGCAGGCCATCGCGGCGGGTCACCCGGACTGGTGGGTTCAGGCCACCTGTACGCTGTAAACTGCTCCTGCCCGACCATGTCACGCCCATCCGCCGCGTCCTCGCCGTGCAGGTGCGCCCTGACCGGCCCGCTGAACTGGTCGACGTGCGGGACTGACTTCATGTGCAGTTCCGCGGAGTGGGATAGAACGGTGCGTGCGGGTTTCCCCCCATCATGAATGACGTGACGCTCAGGAGGGTGGCTTGAAACGAGACGGATTCGTGCTGATCGCGGTGCTCTCCATGGCCGTCCTGGTCGTGATGCTGCTGGTCGTGGCGTCCACCTTCGCCGTGTCGGCCCGGCAGTCCGTGGCGGCCGAAGCGCAGAAGATCCCCGCGTTCTACGCCGCGAACGCTGGCCTGGAACGCGCCGTGGCCCGCATCGACGCCTACCTGGGCGCGAGCGGCAGCCGCTACGTGAACAGTCGCCCGGACGTCGTGGCCAACGAGGTGGCGAATGTCCTGCACCTCAGTGATCTGACCTCGGGTGCGGAACTGCCCGGTGGTGCGTTCGCTGTGCACGGCACCGCCGACGGCGGCAGTGTCGATCTCGTGTCGGTGGGAAATGCCCCCAGCGGCGCGAGCCGGTCGATCTCCCTGAAGTACGACGTCTATTACATCCTCAAGACGCTCTCGAACGCCGCCGTGAACACCACCGGGCGTCTGGTCAGCAGCGACCGGCTGGTCGAGGGCAACCCGGCCGCGCCCGTCTCCTCCACGCCTTTCACGATCAGCTGCCGCTCGACGTGCCAGCCCACCGGCACAACTCCCGTCACGTACACTGTGGGCGTCCGCAGCGGCCCCCTGCCCGACGTCGGGGACGTCGTGACACTGGCGTCGCAGCCGGCCACGGATCTGGCCTTCAAGGTGCGGCATGTCGACGCCTTGGCCCACACCGTCGATCTGGCCGCGCTGGACAGCTCGAACACCGCCCTGTCCGACGGTCTGAGCCTCACCCAGACCGCGCGTGGTGCCGCGCTGCTCACCTCGGCCGCGGGCGGCCTGCCCGTGGGGGGCATGGACTGTCAGGCCTACGCCTGCGGTGAACTCGACGTGCGCGCGGATCGGCTGTTCACGGAGACCTTCGGCATCGGCAAGCCGACCTTCGGCGGCGAGATCGGCGCGCATTACGACGCGGACGCGTGCAGCGGCGTGGTGCGCTGGATCGACCTGCCGGAGAGCCCCGCCCCCACCCTCACCCTGAGCGACTGCCCGACGGCCCGGATCGTGGTCGTGCGGGCGCCTGCCCTGGCCGACGTCCCCGGCGGCGCGCCGGTGAACATCACCGTGACCCTCGCCCCGGGCAGCGTGTTTCACGGCCTGCTGTACGTGATCGGGACGCACGACCTGAGCGCCAGTTCGGCCAGCGACCACCTGCCCACCGGCCCCGGCTCGAACGTCACCCTGAGTGCCACGGACGGGTCCTTCGTGGGCAGCGTGCTCGTCGAGAATGCCGTGACGGACGCGCTGAACGCCGCCCGCACGACCACCCTGAGCGGCACGACCACCGCGCCCCCCGCCGCCAACCGCTGTGCCACGCCCAGCGGAGCGACGGGCGCGTCCACCTTCTGCTACGACCGCAGCATCCTGAGCAGCCTGCTCAGCGGGCTGAACGCGGCCCTGCCCGAGTCCGCGAAACCCAGGGTGGCGGTCGCCCGGTATTCGTGGGCGGAGAACGGCCATTGACGCGCCCCCGCGCCATGGGCCACGGCGGCGTGACCCTGCTGGAACTGCTGATGGTGCTGGCCATCATCGGCATCCTGGCGGCCCTCGGAATCAGCTCCTACCTGCGCTGGGCGCAGCGGGCGCAGGTCGACGCGGCCGTGGCCGAGGTGCAGCGGATCGTCACGCAGGCCAAGGCCCGGGTGCGCACCACCAACCAGGACATCACCCTGAGGGTGGACACGGCGGCCCGCACGATCACGCTCATTCAGGCCGCTGGCTACAGCGCGGTCTTCCCGGTGGGGGCCAGCAGCCTGGGCCTGTGCCAGCGCACGGTGGTGGGCGGGAGCGAGACCTGCACGGCCACCACCACGGTCACCCTGAAGGCCCCCTTCGGCACGCTCGCCACGGACCTGCTGTTCACCGTCAGCCTGCCCAGCGTGAGCCGTGACGCGTACCTGCTCGGCCCCACGGCCCTGCTGAAGGTGGTCACCCCGTGACGACCCGTTCCCACGTGCGGGGCCTGACGCTGGTGGAGGTGCTGGTCGCCATCGCCATCCTGGCCATCGTGATCGCCCTGTCGGCGGCGATCATCACGTCCCTGACCACCAACAGCCACTCGCGCACCCGGCTTGGCGTGAACCAGG of the Deinococcus sp. KSM4-11 genome contains:
- a CDS encoding UbiX family flavin prenyltransferase — protein: MKLVVGVTGGSGIPYALDTLRSLHAAGVETHLVVSSGAKRVMSAEGGPTLADLSALATHVHDDRDLAASIASGSYRTQGMLIIPCSAGTLAKVAHGFADTLLTRAAHVTLKERRPLVLALREDPLPRPALLNALAAHDAGATIMTASPGFYHAPKDVADLLHFVTARVLDQFGLDTPDFRRWDRSGSP
- the ispD gene encoding 2-C-methyl-D-erythritol 4-phosphate cytidylyltransferase; the protein is MRTAALIPAAGAGTRLGQGPKAYVSVNGRSLLARSIDALRPHVDEVIVALPAGHTLPEEAGVRVIGGGATRQDTVHALLRATTAEVVLIHDAARPFLGAQTIRALLAAVPETGAATAALPVADTLVRATPGGEWGIPVLREGLWAVQTPQAFLRTLLLAAHELAVADGHAATDDAGLIARQGGAVRLVPGDARLFKVTTPADLPLAQAVARVWDAEDHA
- a CDS encoding 4-(cytidine 5'-diphospho)-2-C-methyl-D-erythritol kinase, with translation MPDVPSAGAATYFAPAKVNLGLSVRALRADGYHDLHTLLVPLQVGDDLSIAPAATLTLEVHASGGHGADLPTDDRNLVYRAARAYLDAAAMTQGAHLTLHKRLPVASGLGGGSSDAATTLMALARLYPAGLDLHALARTLGADVPFFLLGRAAVAEGTGEILTPLPVPRTPLVLVNPGVEVSARDAYLWLDAEETTTPPLDIDEVLATLADGRPVPYPNALQEPVAARHAPIREALQALTDVGLRSPLMSGSGSTCFALAASEDAAHAAAQAIAAGHPDWWVQATCTL
- a CDS encoding Tfp pilus assembly protein FimT/FimU, whose translation is MTRPRAMGHGGVTLLELLMVLAIIGILAALGISSYLRWAQRAQVDAAVAEVQRIVTQAKARVRTTNQDITLRVDTAARTITLIQAAGYSAVFPVGASSLGLCQRTVVGGSETCTATTTVTLKAPFGTLATDLLFTVSLPSVSRDAYLLGPTALLKVVTP